The DNA segment cccccagtgcccccactgtccccagtgcccccagcgtCCCCACTATCCCCAGCCCCCCAGTGGCCCCAGTGgccccagttcccccagtgcccccagccccccagtgcccccagtggccccagttcccccagtgcccccagccccacagtgtccccagtgcccccagccccccagtgcccccagtggccccagttcccccagtgtccccagtgcccccagtgcccggCGCTGGCGGGGGCCGTCTGGCGGCGTTGGCGCTGCCGACTCAGGCGGGCGTCAGCGGCCGCAGGGGCCGGGGGTGACGCGGGGTGAGGTGtcggggcaggagccgggggaaCCCGTCGGGCCAGGCCGGCCGGTCACGGCctccccgggctggggctggccacGGCCCAGCCGCGCGCCGCGCCGGCCACCGGCACAGCTCCGGGGACGGCGACGCGGTGGCACGGCGCCCCCTGACCCCCCGAGCCCCGCGGGAAGGTGagcgggggggctgtggggcggcACGGACGTGAGTAGCCACGGCAGGGGGGACAGTAGCCGGCGCGGGGGCGAGGGTGGTTTGAGCCGTGGCCACCGAAGGGGCCGGCGGCGTCGGCGGGGAGATGCCACCGGGCACCGCTCTGGGGTGTCCCCCCACATTGCGCCCACCCGAGGTGGCTTCGGGGGTCCCGGGGACGCCGCGGAGGGGGCCAGTGGCCCCGCTTCGGctgtgccacccccccccagccccgccgcagcccgcgggtggcccggccgcgccgccgtcACCGAGCCCGGGGACGCGTGGGATGCGTGGGAACCTGCCGGGGACGCGCGTTCCCACGGTGGCAGCTCGGCCGGGACGCAgccgggggggggtcagggggtcccACCCCCCTCACCCCTAACTGGGGGGGTCCCGTCACCCCTAACTGGGGGggtcccaccccgtcacccccaaGTGGGGGGGTCCCACCCCCATCACCCCTAAttgggggggtccagggggggtTCTACCCCTGTCACCCCTAATTGGGGGGGTCCCTTCACTCCCAACCGGGGGGGTCCCGTCACCCCTAACTGGGGGGGTCTCTCTCTCCCGCAGGTGCCACCGGCGTCGCCGAAgcccccgggcaggagcagggggacgtcactgtccccctcagccccctgccggcccccccccgccatgctgCTGCCGGagtcccccttccccagccgggCGCTGGCGGCCCTGGACTCCCTGGCCTGGGGGCTACTTGCCCCCAGCGTCTGGGCCGTCAACGGGCTCCTGGACCTGCGGCCGACgacggcggagcggggccggtggCGGTGCTGCGGCTGCGCCGCGAGGGCCGTGGCGGCGCCGGCGTACGccgcgctgctgctgctcaccTTGCCCTTGGCCGCACTGGGGCTACTGCTGTGGCTACCGGTGCAGGCCACGCGGCGGCCCTTCGTCTACCAGTACACGGCCGGCACGGCGCCGGCGGAGCCGTGGGAGCTTCGGCAGCGCCGGACCTTCACCTTCCTCACCGCCAACCTCTGCCTGCTGCCCAGCGGCCTGGCCAAGTTCAGCAACCTGGGCCAGACGCCGCGTcgcgccgccgccatcgcccgcCGCCTCGCCCCGGCCTCGCCGCGCCCCCACCGCGGCCACCGCGCCGGCCTGGTGGAACCGCGGCACGGGCAGGCCAGCAGCTACGGCGGGACCCTCTGCGCCGCCCCGCGACCCCCCCGGCAGCGTGACGGTGGAGGTGGAGACCGAGCCGGTGACGACCGAGCCGACGGTGGCCGAGCCGGCGGCGTCGCTGGCCGAGCGCTTCCCGTCCGACGCCGACTTCGTGTGCCTGCAGGAGGTGTTCGAcgccggcgccgccgccatcCTGCGCCGGCGCCTGTCCGGCACCTTCCCCCACCTGCTGTGGGGGGTgggcggccgggggctgcggggggggggcgctgaAGCTGCTCGACAGCGGGCTACTGCTGGCCAGTCGCTACCCGCTGCTGGCCGCCCGCTACCACGGCTTCCCCAATGGCGCCCGCGAGGACGCGCTGGCCGCCAAGGGGCTGCTGGTTGCCCAGGTGAGGGGGACCCCGGCCGCCGGTGACGCCGGTGTCGCCGGATGGTGCCGCtgaaggcggggggggtgtgtgtgtgtgtccccccaggtgctgctgggctcggCGCGGGGACGCAGGGTGGTGGGCTACCTCGGCTGCACCCACCTGCAGGCGCCCGCAGGTGAGGGGACGCCGCGGGGACAAcgcggtggtggcggcggtggcggttggggggggggggtgtccgtccCGGTGACGAAGCGGCGGCCGGTGACGCCGCGTTGCGTGTCGCCATgtgtgtcgtgtgtccccccccctccccgcctctccccgccgcAGGCGACGGCCGCATCCGCGAGGCGCAGCTGACGCTGGCACTGGGGTGGCTGCGGCTCTtccgggaggagcaggagcagcgcGGGGACGTGGTGGCCTTCGACGTCTTCTGCGGGGACCTCAACTTCGACAACTGCTCCCCAGGtccggggacggggacggggacgggggggacacgggcgggtttttttgggggggagcaggggggggtgACGCGTCCCCGTCTCGCCCGCAGGTGACGAGCCCACCCAGCGGCACCGGCTGTTCGAGGCGTACCGCGACCCCTGCCGCCGGGcgccggggcaggaggagccctgGGCCATAGGTGGGACCTCGTCCCCCTCCCCGCGTCACCCCGTGTCCCCAAGGGAGGGGACGCGCGGCCCGGGCGGGTGGCGGGGGTCCCGCTGAtggccgtccccgtccccgtccccgtccccgcgcgCAGGGACCCTCCTCGACCACCTGAGGATCTACGAGGAGCCCGTGTCCACCCCCGAGAAGATGAAGAGGTGACAGgggtggggacacgggggggacacacacgcagccctggggaaaggccacccccagccccggggggggacgggggacgctCCAGCCAAGGCACCTGACCCTGCGTCACCACGTCCCCACGCCTCCCCGTGTCACCGTGTCCCCATGTCCGTGTGCCACCGGCTCCCCGTGTCACCACGTCCCCGCGCCAccgtgtccccatgtcaccccaTCCCCGTGTCACCCCATCCCCGTGTCACCCCATCCCCGTGTCACCATGTCCCCATATCCGTGTGCCACGGCTTCTCCGTGTCACCCCATCCCTGTGTCACCGCATCCCTGATCCactgtgtccccatgtcaccccaTCCCTCTGTCACCACGTCCCCATGTCACCACGTCCCCGTGTCACCCCATCCCCGTGCCACTGCGTCCCCACGTCACCGCATCCCCATGCCACCATGTCCCTGTGCCACCGTGTCCCTGTGCCACCGCGTCCCCAAGCCACTGTGTCCCTGTGCCACCGCGTCCCCGTACCACCCCACGCCCATGCCACcgcctccccgtgtccccgtgtccccatgtccttgTGCCACGGcttccccatgtccccacatccccgtgTCACCACATCCCTGAGCCACCGTGTCCTTGTGCCACCGTGTCCCCATGCcaccatgtccctgtgtccctgtgtcACTGTGTCCCCATGCCACCGTGGTTCCATGCCACCATGTCCCCTGCCGCTGTGTTCCTGTGCCGCTGTGTCCCTGAGCCACCATGTCCCCGAgccaccatgtccccatgtccctgtacCACCATGTCCCTGTGCCACCGTGTCCCTGTGCCACTGTGTCCTCATGTCCTCATGCCACCGTGTCCTCATGCcaccatgtccctgtgtccccatgccaCCATGTCCCTGTGCCATGTCCCCGTGCCACCGTGTCCCCATGCCCCCATGTCCCTTTGTCCCCATGCCACTCTCTCCCTATGCCCCtgcatgtccccatgtccccatgccacAATGTCCCCGTGCcaccatgtccccacgtcccggtgcccctgtgtccccgtgtccccatgccaCCGTGTCCCTGTGCCGCCGTGTCCCCATGCCCCATGCCATCATGtctccatgtccccatgtccccatgtccccatgccaccatgtccccatgtccctgtgcccctgtgtccccttgtccccatgtccctgtgtccccgtgtccccgtgtccccatgtccccgtgtccccatgccaCCGTGTCCCTGTGCCACCGTGTCCCCATGCCCCATGCCATCATGtctccatgtccccatgtccccatgtccccatgccaccatgtccccatgtccctgtgcccctgtgtccccttgtccccatgtccctgtgtccccgtgtccccatgtccccatgtccccatgccaccatgtccccgtgtcccggtgcccctgtgtccccatgcccccatgtccccgtgtccccgtgccccccgtgtccccatgtccccgtgtcccctccgcAGGACGCTCTCTCAGCCGGGGGGGCGGCAGCGTTACCTGGCGGGCCCCATCCTGGCCAGTGGCCAGCCCGCCCCGCTGGCCCCCGGCCCCTGGCACGGCCGGCGCCTGGACTACGTCCTGTTCCGCCagccccccggggacccccccctgCGCACGGTGAGTCCCGGtgtcccccggcccccccgggtgtgtcgttccccccccccccccccccggcgtgtCCCCCGCCCTGACGGCCCCTCTCCGGCAGGAGGTGGTGGCCGTCTCCTTCGTCACCCAGCTGGCCACCCTCTCCGACCACTTGCCCGTGGCCCTGCGCCTCCGCGTGGCCCCCGCGGGCCCCTGAGCCAGGCGCTGCGGCGCTGCTCCGGCACCGGGCCACCACCAGGCCGGCACCGGGCCACCACCACGCTGGCACTGGGCCACCACCAGGCCAGCACTGGGCCACCACCACGCCGGCACCGGGCCACCACCAGGCCGGCACTGGGCCACCACCACGCTGGCACTGGGCCACCACCAGGCCAGCACTGGGCCACCACCACGCCGGCACCGGGCCACCACCAGGCCGGCACTGGGCCACCACCAGTCCAGCACCGGGCCACCACCAGTCCAGCACCAGGCCACCACCAGGCCAGCACTGGGCCACCACCACGCTGGCACTGGGCCACCACCAGGCCGGCACTGGGCCACCACCAGTCCGGCACCGGGCCACCACCAGGCCAGCACTGGGCCACCACCAGGCCGGCACTGGGCCACCACCAGGCCGGCACCGGGCCAGCAGCAGTTGGGCAGTGTTCTGGCACTGGTCCAGCACTGGTCCATCACTGGCCTGGCACTGGTGGCCCTGGTGGCCCTGGTGggactggtggcactggtggccCTGGTGGCCCTGGTGGCACTGGTGCCAGCCGCGGCTTTAGCAACGGGAGTGAAATAAAGGCCCGGAGCGCAGCGGGGTGTGGGTGACCTGTGCCACCGCGTCCCCGTGccaccgtgtccccatgtccctgcgccaccatgtc comes from the Rissa tridactyla isolate bRisTri1 unplaced genomic scaffold, bRisTri1.patW.cur.20221130 scaffold_615, whole genome shotgun sequence genome and includes:
- the LOC128903680 gene encoding LOW QUALITY PROTEIN: sphingomyelin phosphodiesterase 3-like (The sequence of the model RefSeq protein was modified relative to this genomic sequence to represent the inferred CDS: deleted 2 bases in 2 codons); amino-acid sequence: MLLPESPFPSRALAALDSLAWGLLAPSVWAVNGLLDLRPTTAERGRWRCCGCAARAVAAPAYAALLLLTLPLAALGLLLWLPVQATRRPFVYQYTAGTAPAEPWELRQRRTFTFLTANLCLLPSGLAKFSNLGQTPRRAAAIARRLAPASPRPHRGHRAGLVEPRHGQASSYGGTLAPPRDPPGSVTVEVETEPVTTEPTVAEPAASLAERFPSDADFVCLQEVFDAGAAAILRRRLSGTFPHLLWGVGGRGLGGGALKLLDSGLLLASRYPLLAARYHGFPNGAREDALAAKGLLVAQVLLGSARGRRVVGYLGCTHLQAPAGDGRIREAQLTLALGWLRLFREEQEQRGDVVAFDVFCGDLNFDNCSPGDEPTQRHRLFEAYRDPCRRAPGQEEPWAIGTLLDHLRIYEEPVSTPEKMKRTLSQPGGRQRYLAGPILASGQPAPLAPGPWHGRRLDYVLFRQPPGDPPLRTEVVAVSFVTQLATLSDHLPVALRLRVAPAGP